The following proteins are co-located in the Microtus ochrogaster isolate Prairie Vole_2 unplaced genomic scaffold, MicOch1.0 UNK30, whole genome shotgun sequence genome:
- the Il12b gene encoding interleukin-12 subunit beta, which yields MCHQRLTISWFAVVLLASPLMAIWELEKGVYVVEVDWSPGAPGERVALTCDTPEEEDIIWTFEKSGKIVGSGKTLTILVKEFLEAGQYTCHKGGKTLSHSHLLLHKNENGIWSTDILKDQKDPKNKTFLKCEAPNYSGRFTCWWLTAISSDLKFNVKSSSSSSDSRAVTCGAASLSAEKVTVNERDYKKYSVACQEDVTCPTAEETSPIELVMEAQHRDKYENYSTSFFIRDIIKPDPPKNLQVKPLRNSEVEVSWEYPDSWSTPHSYFSLKFSVQLHCGTERENISRLVDETSIKVTCPEATEVCVRAQDRYYNSSWSKWTSVIYS from the exons ATGTGTCATCAGAGGCTGACCATCTCCTGGTTCGCTGTGGTCCTGCTGGCGTCTCCACTCATGGCCATATGGGAGCTGGAGAAGGGTG TTTATGTTGTAGAGGTGGACTGGTCCCCTGGTGCCCCTGGAGAGAGAGTGGCCCTCACCTGTGACACTCCTGAAGAAGAAGATATCATCTGGACCTTTGAAAAGAGCGGCAAAATCGTGGGTTCTGGGAAAACCCTGACCATCCTAGTCAAAGAGTTTTTAGAAGCTGGCCAGTACACCTGCCACAAAGGAGGCAAGACTCTGAGCCACTCACATCTGCTGCTTCACAAGAATGAAAATGGAATCTGGTCCACTGATATCTTAAAGGACCAGAAAG ATCCCAAAAATAAGACCTTCCTGAAATGCGAGGCACCAAATTACTCCGGACGGTTCACCTGTTGGTGGCTGACAGCGATCAGCTCTGACCTGAAGTTCAACGTAAAGAGCAGCAGTAG CTCCTCTGATTCCCGAGCAGTAACATGTGGAGCAGCATCTCTGTCTGCAGAGAAGGTCACAGTGAATGAAAGGGACTATAAGAAGTACTCAGTGGCATGCCAGGAGGATGTCACCTGCCCGACTGCCGAGGAGACCTCGCCCATTGAGCTGGTGATGGAGGCGCAGCACAGGGATAAATATGAAAACTACAGCACCAGCTTCTTCATCAGGGACATCA TCAAACCGGACCCGCCCAAGAACCTGCAGGTGAAGCCGCTGAGGAACTCTGAGGTGGAGGTGTCCTGGGAGTATCCTGACTCCTGGAGCACTCCCCACTCCTACTTCTCCCTCAAGTTCTCTGTCCAGCTCCATTGCGGGACAGAAAGG GAAAATATATCCAGGCTTGTAGACGAGACCTCTATCAAAGTTACATGCCCCGAAGCTACAGAGGTCTGCGTGAGAGCTCAGGATCGCTACTATAATTCATCGTGGAGCAAATGGACATCTGTGATCTACAGTTAG